The following are encoded in a window of uncultured Pseudomonas sp. genomic DNA:
- a CDS encoding type I secretion system permease/ATPase, whose amino-acid sequence MTSMERPESSGDPRLNHDDPLLDGLLILCKLHGCSASRGSLSAGLPLPEQRLTAELLPRAAARAGLQGRLLHRDLASISALNLPILLLLKNGRSSVLRQWGPKNQAQILPCEADGGEQWVSREQLATEYSGQAFFARPRHELEETRSPLIPRIEAWFRDTLKLSRWLYTDAILASLLINLLGLMVPLFVMQTYDRVVPNQATSTLWVLAIGLFIGMGFELLLKILRAHLLDTAGKKTDVVLSATLFERITGMSMTARPATIGGFAQSIHDFQGLREFLTAVTLTSLIDLPFSFLMIAVIWLIGGWLVVIPLLAFPITALFAFIVQARLRDTVEKSLQLASQRQALLIETLGGLETLKACGAESERQHQWEKTHGALTRLDIHARSLAAIATNGTLFLQQFAGMATIVAGVYIIIAGQLSVGALVACYMLGSRILAPLGQIAGLITRYQQARLTMTSTDALMALPQERQAKQRPLERTQLHGALDVRDVTFSYPGQSNPALAGISLRMTAGERIGIIGRSGSGKSTLARLLMAFYSPDKGQILLDNLDLRQLDVADLRHQIGYVAHDLPLLAGSLRDNLTLGARYVSDARMLEVAELTGVVDLARQHPQGFDRPVGERGQLLSGGQRQAVLLARALLLEPPILLLDEPTSAMDNTSEEILRNRLQTWAQGKTMLLITHRASMLSLVDRLVVLDNGHIVADGPKEAVIEALRKGRVGPAAV is encoded by the coding sequence TTGACCAGCATGGAGCGGCCAGAGTCATCCGGCGATCCACGTCTAAACCACGATGATCCCCTGCTAGATGGCTTATTGATTCTTTGCAAGCTCCACGGCTGCTCAGCCAGCCGTGGCAGTTTGAGTGCAGGTCTGCCGCTGCCAGAACAACGCCTGACCGCGGAACTGTTACCCCGCGCTGCGGCGCGGGCTGGTTTGCAAGGACGCTTGCTGCATCGCGATCTGGCCAGTATCTCAGCCCTCAACCTGCCAATACTGTTGCTGTTGAAAAACGGCCGCAGCTCTGTCTTGCGCCAATGGGGGCCAAAAAATCAGGCGCAAATACTGCCCTGCGAAGCCGACGGTGGCGAGCAGTGGGTCAGTCGTGAGCAATTAGCCACCGAGTACAGCGGGCAAGCCTTCTTTGCCCGTCCACGCCATGAACTCGAAGAAACCCGTTCGCCCCTCATTCCACGTATAGAAGCCTGGTTTCGCGACACGCTGAAACTGTCACGCTGGCTTTATACCGACGCAATCCTTGCCAGCCTGCTGATCAACCTGCTCGGTTTAATGGTGCCGCTGTTTGTCATGCAGACCTATGACCGCGTAGTGCCTAACCAGGCCACCTCGACACTCTGGGTGCTGGCCATCGGTTTATTTATCGGCATGGGCTTCGAGTTGCTGCTGAAAATTCTGCGCGCACATTTACTTGATACCGCAGGCAAGAAAACTGATGTGGTGTTGTCGGCCACACTGTTCGAGCGCATCACCGGTATGTCGATGACCGCCCGCCCGGCTACGATCGGCGGTTTTGCCCAAAGCATTCATGACTTTCAGGGCTTACGTGAGTTTCTCACGGCGGTCACCCTCACCAGTTTGATTGATCTGCCCTTCTCGTTTCTGATGATTGCGGTGATCTGGCTGATCGGCGGCTGGTTGGTGGTCATCCCCTTGCTCGCATTCCCGATCACTGCCCTCTTCGCCTTCATTGTCCAGGCCCGCTTGCGCGACACGGTGGAAAAGAGCCTGCAACTGGCGTCACAGCGTCAAGCGCTGCTAATCGAAACCCTCGGCGGTTTGGAAACCCTGAAAGCTTGCGGCGCAGAGAGCGAACGCCAGCATCAGTGGGAAAAAACTCACGGTGCACTCACCCGCCTGGATATCCACGCACGCTCATTGGCCGCAATCGCGACCAACGGCACGCTGTTTCTGCAGCAGTTCGCTGGCATGGCCACCATCGTGGCTGGGGTCTACATCATCATCGCCGGCCAACTCAGCGTCGGTGCTCTTGTGGCTTGCTACATGCTGGGCAGCCGCATTCTCGCACCACTTGGGCAGATTGCCGGGCTGATCACCCGCTACCAGCAGGCACGCCTGACCATGACCAGCACCGATGCATTGATGGCGTTGCCACAAGAACGCCAAGCCAAGCAGCGCCCACTGGAGCGCACGCAACTGCACGGCGCACTGGATGTACGAGATGTCACCTTCAGCTATCCCGGCCAAAGCAACCCGGCGCTTGCAGGAATAAGCCTGCGTATGACCGCCGGAGAGCGCATCGGCATCATTGGCCGCAGTGGCTCAGGCAAGAGCACGCTGGCGCGTTTGCTGATGGCGTTTTACAGCCCTGACAAAGGCCAGATCCTGCTGGATAACCTCGACTTGCGTCAGCTAGACGTGGCCGACTTGCGCCATCAGATTGGTTACGTCGCCCATGATCTTCCGCTACTGGCTGGCAGCCTGCGCGATAACCTGACGCTGGGCGCACGTTATGTCAGCGATGCACGCATGCTCGAAGTAGCCGAACTAACCGGTGTCGTCGACCTCGCCCGGCAGCACCCACAAGGTTTCGACCGACCTGTGGGCGAACGCGGCCAACTGCTGTCGGGCGGTCAACGCCAGGCGGTTCTACTGGCGCGCGCGCTGTTACTTGAGCCGCCTATTCTGCTGCTCGATGAGCCCACCAGCGCGATGGATAACACCAGTGAGGAAATCCTGCGCAATCGCCTGCAAACCTGGGCACAAGGTAAAACTATGCTGTTAATCACACACCGCGCATCCATGCTCAGTTTGGTAGACCGCCTGGTGGTGCTGGACAACGGCCATATTGTTGCAGACGGCCCTAAAGAAGCGGTCATCGAAGCGCTACGCAAAGGTCGAGTTGGCCCCGCAGCGGTATAG
- a CDS encoding HlyD family type I secretion periplasmic adaptor subunit, translated as MNHSISQYFASMRQHKQDTEFMPEVDGAILEDSPWFTRITVWVVGACLIAALVWANFAVLEEVTTGEGKAIPSSKIQVIQNLEGGIVSEIFVREGQIVEQGAVLLRLDDTRYLSNRGEAEADRLALVARVERLSAEAEGRPISMPEEILRLAPQLAEDELSVYQSRQNRLQSEQRTLSEQLRQKTQELAEFRAKSQQYRSSVGLLQQELNMSQPLVAAGAIAKVEILRLRRSLVEVRGSLNATNLAIPRAESAMDEIKSKIEESELSFRSDAFKELNEIRTELQKITASSVAIDDRVSRTTVVSPVRGIINQLKVNTIGGVVQPGSDMLEIVPLDDSLLIEAKVRPQDVAFLHPGQKAMVKFTAYDYTIYGGLKANLELISADTITDKEGNSFYLIQVRTEKSHLGSDKHPLLIIPGMVASVDIITGEKSVLDYLLKPVLKARSEAMRER; from the coding sequence ATGAACCATTCGATCAGCCAATACTTCGCCAGCATGCGCCAGCACAAGCAGGACACCGAGTTTATGCCTGAAGTCGACGGGGCCATTCTCGAAGACTCGCCCTGGTTCACTCGCATCACTGTGTGGGTGGTCGGCGCATGCTTAATAGCAGCGCTGGTCTGGGCCAATTTTGCCGTGCTGGAAGAAGTCACCACAGGCGAAGGCAAAGCCATACCTTCAAGCAAAATCCAGGTCATCCAGAATCTAGAAGGTGGCATCGTCAGCGAGATATTTGTTCGTGAAGGTCAGATCGTCGAACAAGGAGCCGTATTGCTGCGCCTGGATGACACACGCTACCTCTCCAATCGCGGGGAAGCTGAAGCTGATCGCCTAGCCCTGGTGGCGCGAGTCGAACGCTTGAGCGCTGAAGCTGAAGGCCGCCCGATAAGCATGCCGGAAGAAATCTTACGCCTTGCCCCGCAATTGGCTGAAGACGAACTGTCGGTTTATCAATCTCGACAAAACCGTCTACAAAGTGAGCAACGCACATTAAGTGAACAACTGCGGCAAAAAACCCAAGAGCTGGCCGAGTTTCGCGCCAAGTCTCAGCAATACCGCTCCAGCGTGGGCCTGCTGCAGCAGGAGCTAAATATGTCGCAGCCCCTGGTTGCAGCCGGGGCAATCGCCAAAGTGGAAATTCTGCGTTTACGCCGCAGCCTAGTAGAAGTACGCGGTTCTCTGAACGCCACTAACTTGGCCATACCCAGAGCCGAATCGGCGATGGATGAAATCAAGAGCAAGATTGAAGAGTCTGAGCTGAGTTTTCGCTCTGACGCCTTCAAGGAGCTCAATGAAATTCGTACGGAGCTGCAGAAAATCACCGCCAGTAGCGTGGCGATTGATGATCGTGTCAGCCGTACGACCGTTGTTTCACCTGTACGCGGGATCATCAACCAACTCAAGGTCAATACCATTGGTGGCGTGGTGCAGCCTGGCAGCGACATGCTGGAAATCGTCCCCTTGGATGACAGCTTACTGATCGAGGCCAAGGTACGGCCGCAGGATGTCGCCTTTCTCCACCCGGGGCAGAAGGCCATGGTCAAATTCACCGCCTACGACTACACCATTTATGGCGGGCTCAAGGCTAACCTCGAGCTGATCAGCGCCGACACCATTACTGATAAGGAAGGCAACAGCTTCTACCTGATCCAAGTGCGCACCGAGAAGAGTCATTTAGGCAGCGACAAGCACCCGCTGCTGATCATCCCCGGCATGGTCGCCAGCGTGGACATTATTACCGGCGAGAAAAGCGTTCTCGACTACCTGCTCAAGCCAGTACTCAAGGCACGCTCAGAAGCCATGCGCGAACGCTAA